In the Gemmatimonadota bacterium genome, one interval contains:
- a CDS encoding ATP-binding cassette domain-containing protein, translating to MISVEGVTKRYGAVTAVDDLSFTVDRGEVVGFLGPNGAGKTTTMRMITGTLQPDEGAVLFDGAPIADDLTEAKRRVGYLPEANPLYHEMLVAEYLEHVAELRGLSLDEARSGIADAVDETGVSEVFYRPIGECSKGYRQRIGLAGAILHRPEVLILDEPTEGLDPNQRVEIRRLVGSLGRERTVLLSTHVMQEVEATCSRLVILNEGRLAADGSVEELLASLAGAVRYVVEAVGSGVADALAGLPGVSGHSSEEVDGRVRVVLDSHGEEDLRPRIFELARDSSWTLWELHRERATLEQVFRNLTSDGAAGSTGRRDVGHPEGESEADVENVGEEASESEVDV from the coding sequence ATGATCTCAGTTGAGGGCGTTACAAAACGGTACGGTGCGGTGACCGCGGTCGACGACTTGAGCTTCACGGTCGACCGCGGGGAGGTCGTCGGCTTCCTCGGCCCGAACGGAGCCGGCAAGACCACGACCATGCGCATGATCACCGGCACGCTTCAGCCGGACGAGGGCGCAGTGCTGTTCGACGGCGCACCGATAGCTGACGACCTCACCGAGGCAAAGCGCCGGGTCGGGTATCTGCCCGAGGCGAACCCGCTCTACCACGAGATGCTCGTCGCGGAGTACCTCGAGCACGTCGCGGAGTTGCGGGGGCTTTCCCTGGATGAGGCGCGCTCGGGCATCGCGGACGCGGTCGACGAGACCGGCGTGAGCGAGGTCTTCTATCGGCCCATTGGGGAGTGCTCGAAGGGGTATCGGCAGCGCATCGGTCTCGCAGGCGCGATCCTGCACCGGCCCGAGGTGCTCATACTCGATGAGCCGACGGAGGGGCTCGACCCGAACCAGCGTGTGGAGATCCGCCGTCTGGTCGGGAGCCTCGGCCGCGAGCGCACGGTGCTGCTGAGCACGCACGTGATGCAGGAGGTCGAGGCGACATGCTCGCGGCTCGTCATTCTCAACGAGGGTCGACTGGCCGCCGATGGGAGCGTGGAGGAGCTGCTCGCCAGCCTGGCCGGGGCCGTGCGCTACGTGGTCGAGGCCGTGGGCTCGGGAGTCGCCGACGCGCTGGCGGGGCTGCCCGGGGTCTCTGGTCACTCCTCTGAGGAAGTGGACGGCCGCGTGCGCGTGGTGCTCGACTCTCACGGTGAGGAGGACCTGAGGCCTCGCATCTTCGAGCTCGCGCGGGACAGCAGCTGGACCCTGTGGGAGCTCCATCGCGAGCGGGCGACCCTGGAGCAGGTCTTCCGAAATCTGACGTCGGACGGCGCCGCGGGCTCGACCGGCCGACGGGACGTCGGACACCCCGAGGGTGAGTCTGAGGCCGATGTCGAGAACGTCGGTGAGGAAGCCAGCGAGAGCGAGGTAGACGTGTGA
- a CDS encoding RES family NAD+ phosphorylase — protein sequence MSTPDRTQLELWRVFPWDASAKSGARFSPSHVPAPTGRGRFDLPRELSHVLYLAESPEHAVAEMIQPWRGKRIGTAHLVRAMLPLALVRVAVDISGTSIADLCDPEVLLRTGVAPDRSASRRRDATQPLARRVWDGGFAGLRWWSSFWGDWHTCTLFTARAAAGISFDEPERLAMTHAAVTGAAEWLGIELAG from the coding sequence GTGTCTACGCCTGACAGGACCCAGTTGGAGCTGTGGCGGGTCTTCCCCTGGGACGCGTCAGCCAAGAGCGGCGCCCGCTTCTCTCCCTCCCATGTGCCGGCGCCGACCGGGCGTGGCCGGTTCGATCTTCCCAGGGAGCTTTCCCACGTGCTCTACCTCGCCGAGTCCCCGGAGCATGCGGTGGCTGAGATGATCCAGCCGTGGCGTGGAAAACGAATCGGAACGGCGCACCTCGTACGAGCGATGCTCCCGTTGGCGCTGGTTCGCGTCGCCGTGGACATCTCCGGCACCTCCATCGCGGATCTGTGCGATCCTGAGGTCCTCTTGAGGACCGGTGTCGCCCCTGATCGCTCCGCGTCTCGGCGCCGGGACGCGACGCAACCTCTGGCTCGACGTGTGTGGGATGGGGGATTTGCCGGTCTGCGCTGGTGGTCGAGCTTTTGGGGTGATTGGCACACCTGCACCCTCTTCACCGCGCGTGCGGCAGCCGGCATTTCCTTCGACGAGCCCGAGCGCTTGGCGATGACTCACGCAGCCGTGACCGGGGCCGCCGAGTGGCTCGGCATCGAGCTGGCGGGCTGA
- a CDS encoding Gldg family protein, with translation MRGTWTIARRELRGYFDQPTAYVLIVAFLGLSLFLAFRTMYASGTATMRPLFDLLPLLFAVFVPAATMRAVAEERRGNTLEWLMAQPLSESEFVLGKFFGNWAFVLIALAGTVPTSIGMLMVSEADAGIVLAQYLGAGLLVGQFVAIGLWASSITRDQITAFIIAAALSFALFLIGLPVVQIGLPPSISGALARLSVLGHFENVARGVVDLRDVLYFVSTTGLFLMLAVGAVSRERLSPERDEFKRLRVGSAVVAALVIALNLLGSHVRGRLDLTAGNLYTLADGSRELLGELDDLVQIKLFASAELPAELQLQLRDVRDLLADMRRASNGNLVVTDVDPDDDEDAASEASSFGIFPVEFNVLREDEFQIRRGYYGLAIVYADEQEVMPIILRTDDLEFRIASAIYRMTNESRAGVAFVRGFGAKTAAEIPGLAQSLADRYDFRSIDIAGDSAAAISRDSTEVLVVAGPTQMLDSMAVQRVRDFVAAGGAALLLLEAVQLSPQSAQAMPVRSGLEPLLEENGIGFTGSMLMDLQSSEHVNLGRRGLFSVIAPYPLWPITVPGSDHAITSGLHSLTVAWATELEVRDSTRVTPLWTTTAAGAVQGPMAPIIPDQDWSRPPEELRVRTVAVAVTPAEGEASGRLVVVGDASFAEAQFMQSNPTNLVFLANSIDWLAQDEALIRIRSKNRTPPNLVFQSDFTRTFLKWGNLIGIPLAFVLFGAVRITGRRRRAEARWGGIVA, from the coding sequence ATGCGGGGAACGTGGACCATCGCGCGGCGCGAGCTGCGCGGCTACTTCGATCAGCCGACGGCGTACGTTCTGATCGTAGCCTTTCTGGGCCTCTCGCTCTTCCTTGCGTTCCGGACGATGTATGCGTCCGGGACCGCGACCATGCGGCCCCTTTTCGACTTGCTGCCGTTGCTCTTCGCGGTCTTCGTACCGGCGGCGACCATGCGCGCGGTGGCTGAAGAGCGTCGCGGCAACACGCTCGAGTGGCTCATGGCCCAGCCGCTCTCCGAGAGCGAGTTCGTGCTCGGCAAGTTCTTCGGCAACTGGGCCTTCGTGCTCATCGCTCTAGCCGGTACGGTGCCGACCTCGATCGGTATGTTGATGGTCTCCGAGGCGGACGCGGGCATCGTCCTTGCACAGTACCTGGGGGCTGGGCTCCTGGTGGGGCAGTTCGTGGCGATCGGGCTCTGGGCGTCCAGCATCACGCGCGATCAGATCACGGCGTTCATCATCGCGGCCGCGCTGAGCTTCGCGCTCTTTCTGATCGGCCTGCCGGTCGTACAGATCGGGCTTCCACCGTCGATTTCTGGGGCTCTCGCGCGGCTCTCGGTGCTCGGTCATTTCGAGAACGTCGCACGAGGAGTGGTCGATCTTCGGGACGTGCTCTACTTCGTGTCCACGACGGGGCTCTTCCTGATGCTCGCCGTCGGCGCGGTCAGCCGGGAGCGCCTGAGCCCGGAGCGCGACGAGTTCAAGCGACTCCGGGTCGGTTCGGCGGTCGTTGCCGCGCTGGTGATCGCGCTGAACTTGCTCGGAAGTCACGTGCGTGGTCGCCTCGATCTCACCGCGGGCAACCTGTATACGCTCGCGGACGGTTCCCGGGAGTTGCTCGGGGAGTTGGACGACCTCGTGCAGATCAAGCTCTTCGCGTCAGCCGAACTGCCCGCGGAGCTCCAACTCCAGCTGAGGGATGTGCGAGACCTGCTCGCGGACATGCGGCGTGCGTCCAACGGCAACCTCGTCGTTACCGACGTGGATCCGGACGACGACGAGGACGCTGCGAGCGAGGCCTCCTCGTTCGGGATCTTCCCGGTCGAGTTCAACGTATTGCGCGAAGATGAATTCCAGATCCGGCGTGGCTATTACGGTCTGGCGATCGTGTACGCCGACGAGCAGGAAGTCATGCCGATCATTCTGCGCACGGACGACCTCGAGTTCCGGATCGCGTCGGCTATCTACCGCATGACGAACGAAAGCAGGGCCGGTGTCGCGTTCGTGCGGGGGTTCGGGGCCAAGACCGCTGCGGAGATCCCGGGGCTCGCGCAGAGCCTCGCAGACAGGTACGACTTCCGTTCCATCGACATCGCGGGTGACTCGGCGGCGGCGATCTCCCGGGACTCGACCGAGGTGCTCGTCGTCGCCGGCCCCACACAGATGTTGGACAGCATGGCGGTGCAGCGCGTGCGTGACTTCGTTGCCGCGGGTGGCGCGGCGCTGTTGCTGCTGGAAGCCGTTCAGCTGAGCCCGCAGTCTGCACAGGCCATGCCAGTCCGCTCGGGTCTGGAACCTTTGCTGGAGGAGAACGGGATCGGCTTTACGGGCAGCATGCTGATGGATCTTCAGTCGAGTGAGCACGTAAATCTGGGACGGCGTGGCCTGTTCAGTGTGATCGCACCGTATCCGTTGTGGCCGATCACGGTTCCCGGTTCGGATCATGCGATCACGAGCGGACTCCACTCCCTCACCGTCGCGTGGGCGACCGAGCTCGAGGTGCGCGATAGCACACGTGTGACGCCGCTCTGGACCACGACCGCGGCAGGCGCCGTGCAGGGCCCCATGGCGCCGATCATACCCGACCAGGATTGGAGTCGCCCGCCTGAGGAGCTCAGGGTTCGCACGGTCGCTGTGGCGGTCACACCGGCCGAGGGAGAGGCGTCCGGCCGTTTGGTCGTGGTCGGCGACGCGTCGTTCGCCGAAGCGCAGTTCATGCAGTCGAACCCGACGAACCTGGTCTTTCTCGCGAACTCGATCGATTGGCTCGCACAGGACGAGGCGCTGATTCGCATCCGGTCGAAGAATCGTACGCCCCCGAACCTGGTATTTCAGTCCGACTTCACGCGCACGTTCCTGAAGTGGGGCAATCTCATCGGGATTCCGCTCGCCTTCGTGCTCTTCGGCGCGGTCCGAATCACCGGGCGCCGACGCAGGGCGGAAGCCCGCTGGGGAGGGATCGTGGCATGA
- a CDS encoding DUF4340 domain-containing protein has translation MSERTLKQLVGALVVVVAVWAIATLLSGGGGGVPSASGEIAAVFDGVTEATVTEVRMSSASGEVVLAGGAGAWTVNDLRADSGTVTRFWNVVTGLQVGGLVASNPANHGRMGVADDSAATLEIDVGGETRALVVGDQGPRFGTSYVRLPGQDEVYVAEGDLRSHVRRRLADWQNRRIIRIDTSAVARVEIERDGEPYVLVRGDSLWTFEGGAETNSNTARGVLSELANLIAAGILSEADSLAQSERGGTTVALDADGNVLAEVTIGTGTSERWARAAGDDVIYRLASFRIDRITPTRERMEPSS, from the coding sequence ATGAGCGAACGCACGCTGAAGCAGCTCGTCGGTGCTCTTGTCGTGGTCGTGGCAGTGTGGGCGATCGCGACGCTGCTGTCAGGCGGCGGCGGCGGCGTTCCGAGTGCCAGCGGAGAGATCGCGGCAGTCTTCGACGGCGTTACGGAGGCTACCGTGACCGAGGTTCGCATGTCGAGCGCGTCCGGCGAGGTCGTCTTGGCCGGAGGCGCGGGCGCCTGGACCGTCAACGACCTCCGTGCCGACTCGGGAACGGTCACCCGCTTTTGGAACGTGGTCACCGGGCTCCAGGTGGGCGGACTCGTCGCGAGCAACCCCGCTAACCACGGCCGCATGGGTGTCGCCGACGACAGCGCGGCGACGCTCGAAATCGATGTCGGCGGGGAGACCCGCGCGCTCGTGGTCGGCGACCAAGGCCCTCGTTTCGGTACGTCGTACGTGCGTCTGCCGGGACAGGACGAAGTCTATGTAGCCGAAGGAGATCTGCGCTCGCACGTGCGGCGCCGGCTCGCGGACTGGCAGAACAGGCGCATCATCCGCATCGATACGAGCGCGGTCGCACGCGTCGAGATCGAGCGGGACGGAGAACCATACGTGCTCGTGCGGGGTGACAGTCTCTGGACGTTCGAGGGAGGCGCCGAGACGAACAGCAACACCGCGAGGGGGGTGCTGTCCGAGCTCGCCAACCTCATCGCCGCCGGGATCCTCAGCGAAGCCGATTCGCTTGCGCAGAGCGAGCGCGGTGGGACGACCGTTGCGCTCGACGCGGACGGGAACGTGCTCGCCGAGGTGACCATCGGGACCGGTACGTCCGAACGCTGGGCCAGAGCGGCCGGAGACGACGTGATCTACCGACTTGCTTCGTTCCGGATCGACCGGATCACGCCGACTCGGGAGCGGATGGAGCCGAGCTCGTAG